A single genomic interval of Stenotrophomonas sp. ZAC14D1_NAIMI4_1 harbors:
- a CDS encoding serine hydrolase domain-containing protein has translation MLLAALPVAAASPGPDAANEQARRLIRQTMQDARIPGLQVAVVKDGQVVLSEAFGLANVENGVAATRSTRFPLNSATKAFTGVAAAQLAQQGRLDLDAPLARYLDALPPAWQSVRVRQLLAHTSGLPDILDERGLLGGGTEAQAWQAVTARPMDAAPGQRFAYNQTNYLLLARIIARQSGMPYERFLASSQFGTVGMDRTTFGDSYDLVPDAATMYSLAPRATEAADTPPRLSHWFYDMPPSLWAGGGILTTADDTARWLAALASGRLLGDPARTRMWTAEPLADGRAGPWAAGWPVLQAAPDRQVAGIGGARSAFIVYPDRGVAVVVLTNLVGANPQRFIPRIADLYSPAATAP, from the coding sequence CTGCTCCTCGCCGCCCTGCCAGTGGCAGCCGCTTCGCCCGGCCCTGATGCCGCCAACGAACAGGCACGCCGCCTGATCCGCCAGACCATGCAGGACGCTCGCATCCCCGGCCTGCAGGTGGCGGTGGTCAAGGACGGCCAGGTGGTGCTGTCCGAAGCCTTCGGCCTGGCCAACGTCGAGAACGGCGTCGCAGCGACGCGCAGCACGCGCTTCCCGCTGAACTCGGCCACCAAGGCCTTCACCGGCGTGGCGGCCGCGCAGCTGGCGCAGCAGGGCAGGCTGGATCTGGATGCGCCGCTGGCGCGCTATCTCGATGCGCTGCCGCCGGCCTGGCAGAGCGTGCGCGTGCGCCAGCTGCTGGCGCACACCTCGGGCCTGCCGGACATCCTCGATGAGCGCGGGCTACTGGGCGGTGGTACCGAGGCGCAGGCGTGGCAGGCCGTGACCGCACGGCCGATGGATGCCGCACCCGGCCAGCGCTTCGCCTACAACCAGACCAACTACCTGCTGCTGGCGCGGATCATCGCGCGGCAATCGGGCATGCCCTACGAGCGCTTCCTCGCCAGCAGCCAGTTCGGCACGGTCGGCATGGACCGCACCACCTTCGGTGACAGCTACGACCTGGTGCCCGATGCAGCAACGATGTACAGCCTGGCGCCGCGCGCAACGGAAGCGGCCGACACGCCGCCACGCCTTTCGCACTGGTTCTACGACATGCCGCCCAGCCTGTGGGCGGGCGGCGGCATCCTCACCACCGCCGATGACACTGCACGCTGGCTGGCCGCGCTGGCCAGTGGCCGCCTGCTGGGCGATCCCGCGCGCACACGCATGTGGACCGCCGAGCCCCTCGCCGATGGCCGGGCTGGCCCGTGGGCCGCCGGCTGGCCGGTGCTGCAGGCCGCGCCGGATCGTCAGGTCGCCGGCATCGGTGGTGCTCGCTCGGCCTTCATCGTCTACCCCGACCGCGGCGTGGCGGTGGTGGTGCTGACCAACCTGGTCGGCGCCAACCCGCAGCGTTTCATTCCGCGCATCGCCGATCTTTATTCGCCTGCTGCAACAGCGCCCTGA